The stretch of DNA ttttagacatgcgtatcaaaaaatttaaaacaaaatttgatagAATAGAGAGAGTTAGAtttgaatgaaaagaatgaaaaatagcttagtatttatagaaaaaaaaaattccgtTGGGACGCTTCAAAAATTTTACCGTTACCAATGTTCAATAAAATGACCGTTAGTGGAAAGCACGTTCAATTCGGTACATTTTTACACACTCCCTCCAAAATTGGTCTAtttccttaaatttttaaaataaagccATCTAaaagactaaataaaaaaaaattggcatAATTGCCAAATTTAGCCGAGGCAAAGATCACCATCCCatgtgaaaaaaaatgaagggGAGGGATTTGATAGAAAAAGGGCCAAGCTTGAAGCTTTcttcccccccaaaaaaaatggCTTTTGCACGTGGGTTTCTTAACAAGTCACTTTCTTCACAATTCATAGCTCACAAAGAATAACTGACTGAGCATGCCCTCACAATGGGTCCACTTTCTTATATTTTCCATTTCTCActtcatttatttacttttttttcttaattatcaCTATGAAATGAAATAAAGGCAAAAATTAAAGCCCAGTCTCAAGTGTTTAGGCTGAATCCTACAAGTACGCATTATACTTTcgacattaatttttatttatttatatcttacTTTTATTTGCATAAGTAAGAATTATATGAAGctgtaatttaatatttttagttggattttaaattttttcaagagaaaaaaagttgaatattattaaaaatggatagagatgacatggaatcacagtttcaataatttcattctgaatttcaaaattttaatttggatttaaattttttcaaaataaaaatattaatgtgacataaaattattgaaaaaataatacaaataacaTGGCGTCACTATTTCATACAATTCTATACCTTAAAccaaatggaatttttttttgcttatatttatttaatctatGTCTATACATGCCaaagaaataaatagaaaataatagaaaattttctatgcttataatatatatagatttccaaaaccctttcttttcttttttctttttcattttccgtCATTTTCTCCTTCACCAAACAAGTAACAAAAGATCTTGTCTTCCTTCTtgcatgaaaatgaaaatatcccaagagttcaaaaaaaaaaaaacttgaacgATTATTTAATGACTATGATTGATGTTGTTGAACAATTTGGCGCTGCATTTCATTATTAGACCCTTCATCACCATGATCATAAAAATCAATAAGCTTTTGCAGAAAAACAGCTTGGGTCTTCAACACAATGATGTAATCTGCAGTTTCTTGGAACAGCTGTTCTACTTTAACTATCCCATTACTTCCGTTTCTGACATTATTACCAGGAATTAAACTCTTCAAAGCTGCGAGCTTCTCGGAAATTACCTCCTTCGACTTAGAACAAGACTTGCTGCAAATCCTTCTTCTCTTACTGCTGCACACAACTCGTTTCCTAGCCA from Gossypium hirsutum isolate 1008001.06 chromosome D04, Gossypium_hirsutum_v2.1, whole genome shotgun sequence encodes:
- the LOC107934338 gene encoding uncharacterized protein, giving the protein MRIQKHFKNPMKKSERKSSTMRSRTRKVARKRVVCSSKRRRICSKSCSKSKEVISEKLAALKSLIPGNNVRNGSNGIVKVEQLFQETADYIIVLKTQAVFLQKLIDFYDHGDEGSNNEMQRQIVQQHQS